TCGATCTCGACGCCTTGTTCGCGGTTTACCGCCATGTCCTTGACCAGGGCCTTGAACAGGTTGGTGTTCAAGCCACCACACAGACCACGGTCACTGCTCACCACGATATAACCGACGCGCTTGATAGCACGGTCGATCATGAACGGGTGACGATATTCCGGGTTGGCGTTGGCCAGATGACCAATAACCTGGCGGATGCGCTCCGCATAAGGACGGCTAGCAGCCATGCGCATTTGTGCCTTGCGCATTTTGCTGACCGCCACTTTTTCCATGGCGCTGGTAATTTTTTGCGTGCTTTTGATGCTCGCAATCTTACTGCGAATCTCTTTTGCGCCTGCCATGTAACACCTATCAGGTTAGCAAGCGGGAGCCTTGCGGCTCCCGCTGCGGCTTACCAGGTTTGGGTGGCTTTGAACTTCTCGATACCGGCTTTCAGGCCAGCGTCGATTTCGTCGTTGAAGTCACCCTTCACGTTGATCTTCGCCATCAGGTCGGCGTGATCGCGGTTGAAGTAAGCAATCATGGCCTGTTCGAAGCTACCAACTTTGGCAATCTCGACGTCCGTCAGGAAGCCACGTTCAGCGGCGTACAGGGACAAGGACATGTCGGCGATGGACATCGGCGCATATTGCTTCTGCTTCATCAGCTCGGTAACGCGCTGACCATGCTCAAGTTGCTTACGGGTCGCTTCGTCCAGGTCAGAAGCGAACTGGGCGAATGCCGCCAGTTCACGGTACTGAGCCAGAGCGGTACGGATACCACCGGACAGCTTCTTGATGATCTTGGTCTGAGCGGCACCACCCACACGGGATACCGAAACACCGGCGTTCACAGCAGGACGGATGCCCGAGTTGAACATGGCCGATTCCAGGAAGATCTGACCGTCGGTGATGGAGATCACGTTGGTCGGAACGAACGCGGAAACGTCGCCAGCCTGGGTTTCGATGATCGGCAGAGCGGTCAGGGAACCGGTCTTGCCAGTCACTGCGCCGTTGGTGAACTTCTCTACGTACTCTTCGGAAACGCGGGATGCGCGCTCCAGCAGACGGGAGTGGAGATAGAACACGTCACCTGGGTAGGCTTCACGGCCTGGTGGACGGCGCAGCAGCAGGGAAATCTGGCGGTAAGCCACTGCTTGCTTGGACAGATCGTCATAAACGATCAGCGCGTCTTCACCGCGGTCGCGGAAGTATTCGCCCATGGTGCAACCGGAGTACGGTGCCAGGAATTGCAGTGCAGCCGATTCCGAAGCACTGGCCGCCACGATGATGGTGTTGGCCAGAGCGCCGTTTTCTTCCAGCTTGCGAACCACGTTGGCGATGGTCGATTGCTTCTGACCGATCGCTACGTATACGCAGAAAATGCCGCTGTCTTTCTGGTTGATGATCGCGTCGATCGCCAGAGCGGTCTTACCGATCTGACGGTCACCGATGATCAGCTCACGCTGGCCACGGCCGACTGGGATCATGGCATCGACAGCCTTGTAGCCAGTCTGTACAGGCTGGTCTACCGACTTACGCCAGATCACGCCTGGAGCAACTTTCTCGACCGCGTCGGTCTCGGTGTTGTTCAGCGGACCTTTGCCGTCAACTGGGTTACCCAGTGCGTCGACTACGCGACCCAGCAGTTCCTTACCAACCGGAACTTCGAGGATGCGGCCGGTGCACTTGGCGCTCATGCCTTCAGCCAGAGTGGTGTATGCGCCCAGTACTACGGCACCTACAGAATCTTGCTCAAGGTTGAGGGCCATACCGTAGACGCCGCCCGGAAACTCGATCATCTCGCCGTACATAACGTCGGCCAGACCGTGAATCCGCACGATGCCGTCAGATACGCTGACGACAGTGCCTTCGTTACGGGCTTGGGAGGTCACATCGAGCTTGTCGATGCGGCCCTTGATAATTTCACTTATTTCGGAAGGATTGAGTTGCTGCATTGCTCTGCTGCCCCTTCAAACTCAAGATTTCAATGCTTCGGCAAGGTTCGCGAGTTTGCCGCGAATCGAGCCATCGATAACCAGGTCGCCGGCGCGGATTACGACACCACCAATAAGGCTGGCATCCTCCGCAGCGTGCAGTCGCACTTCCCGGCCGAGCCGTGCACTGAGAACCTTGGCGAGTTTGTCTTGCTGTTCTTGGTTCAATGCGAACGCACTGGTCACATCCACATCCACCGATTTCTCTTGCTCGGCCTTGTACAGGTCGAACAGAGCGGAAATCTCCGGCAACAGCAGGAGACGGTCGTTTTCGGCGGCAACATGAATGAAATTCTGTGCCTGTGCATCAAACTTGTCGCCACACACTTCGATAAAAGTGTTGGCCTTTTCTGCGCTCGTCAGTCGCGGGGCCTTAAGCACGCGCTGCATGGTGTCATCTTGTGACACCGCTGCAGCCAGGCCGAGCATGGCTGACCAAGAGGCCAGCTGCTGGTGGGCCTGAGCGTGCTCGAAGGCCGCCTTAGCGTAAGGTCGGGCCAACGTGGTCAGTTCTGCCATGATCGCCCTCGCTTAAATTTCAGCAGCCAGTTTGTTAACCAGCTCTGCGTGCGCGTTTTGATCGATTGTGGCACCCAGGATCTTCTCTGCGCCGTTGACTGCCAGGCTACCCAATTGGGCACGCAGCGCGTCTTTGACACCGTTCAGTTCCTGTTCGATCTCGGCCTGAGCCTGAGCCTTCACACGTTCAGCTTCGACACGAGCCTGTTCACGGGCTTCGTCGACGATCTGAGAACCGCGCTTCTTGGCTTGCTCAATGATTTCAGCTGCCTGAGCTTTAGCTTCGCGCAGTTGCTGACCCGCTTTGTCTTGGGCCAGTTCCAGGTCACGAGCTGCTCGGCTGGCAGCGTCCAGTCCATCCGCGATCTTCTTTTGACGTTCGTGCAAAGCAGCAATGACCGGAGGCCAAATGAACTTCATGCAGAACAATACAAAAATTAAGAACGCAACGGACTGGCCAATCAGGGTTGCATTAATGTTCACGCCAACACCTCGCTCGTTCGTTGTCCGTCACACCAATCAACTCGAATACTCGAGTGATTAGCCAGCGAGTTGACCAACGAAGGGGTTTGCGAAGGTGAAGAACAGAGCGATACCAACACCGATCATGGTTACGGCGTCGAGCAGACCGGCAACGATGAACATTTTAACTTGCAGCATTGGAACCATTTCTGGTTGACGCGCAGCGCCTTCCAGGAACTTGCCGCCCAGCAGGCCGAAACCAATTGCGGTACCCAGTGCGCCCAGGCCGATCAACAGTGCAACAGCGATAGCGGTTAGACCAACTACAGTTTCCATCTTTCCTCCCGACTTTTACGTCGTATGGTTTAGGTTTTTTAGATTAAAGCGGTAAAACAAATCGTTTCATCAAGCCCGAGAAGGGCCCCCTCTCGCCGCAACGAGAGGGACATCAGACTAGTCGAGACTGGTCTTAATGGTTCTCTTCGTGTGCCATCGACAGGTAGACGATGGTCAGCATCATGAAGATAAAGGCCTGCAGGGTGATGATCAGGATGTGGAACACAGCCCACGCCCATTGCAGAACCACACCCATGCCGCTGAGCCACAGCAGGCCGCTGCCGAACATCACAGCGATCAGGATGAACACCAGTTCGCCGGCATACATGTTGCCGAACAGACGCAGTGCCAGAGAGATAGGCTTGGCTACCAGGGTCACGAACTCCAGCAGGAAGTTCACCGGAATCAGCAGCGCCTGAACCAGGATGTTCTTGCTGCCGAACGGATGCAGGGTCAGTTCGCCGATGAAGCCGCCGAAACCCTTGACCTTGATGCTGTAGAAAATGATCAGCGCGAACACCGACAGGGCCATGCCCAGGGTGGCGTTCGGGTCAGTGGTGGACACAGCACGGAATGGAATGTGCGGATCGCCCGAGATCAACATGGCCAGTTGTGGAATCCAGTCCACCGGTACCAGGTCGATGGCGTTCATCAGGAACACCCAGACGAAAATGGTCAGTGCCAGCGGTGCGATCACCGGGCTGCGACCATGGAAACTGTCCTTCACGCTGCCATCGACGAAGCCAACCATGACTTCTACGAAGTTCTGCAAAGCGCCCGGCACGCCGGAAGTCGCCTTCTTGGCCGCCATGCGGAACAGAAGAATGAAGATCACACCCAGTGCGACAGACCAGCCGAGGGTATCGACGTGGAATGCCCAGAAGCCCATTTGCTTGGCTTCTGCTGCGGAGTGGGCAAAGCCCCAGCTCCCATTGGGTAGCTGACCGAAGGTCAGGTTCTGCAAGTGGTGCTGGATATAGCCCGAAGCGGTTGTTTCTGCTGACATGGTTGCCTCAAACGCCCTAAGGTCTCGAAAGTCTTGTTCTCATTAGCAGGGGAGCGAACCAGCTGACCAGTTGGGTCAGCACGAAGACGCCGAATACAGCCAGCGGCGCCAATGGCTTCACACCTGCGAACGTCAGTGCAAACAGCACAGCCGTCAAAATCAGTTTGCCCGCCTCACCGGCATAAAAAGACCGGACGATGGCTTGGGCCGCTCGGGCGCCGGAAAACCGAAATGCCCTGTGAGCGAAATACACATTGGGTAGCAAGGCTATCAGTCCTCCGCAAAGGCCTGAGTATCCGGCTACGACTCCACGCCATTGCCAGAGCGCCAGAGCGGCTATCAGTAGAATGACCAACTGAGCCAGTAACACCGGAAAAACCGCCAAGCGATGAAACGGCAAGCGGTTTGGCGTGCGGGTTTCCATCGCTCTTGCTCCTCAAGGGTCGGCTGCCAGAATTCAATAACTTGGCATAATTTGTGCCGACAAAATGCGCGCAGAGTATAGGGGCGGTTCAGCCCCTATTCAACTGCCGGGTAGTGATTTCCGACTGCACGCTACATAAGGAAATGTTTCAGCGGATGTGGGCAAGGACACCTTGCAGCTCGTCCAGGGAGTTGTAGCCGATCACCAACTGTCCCTTGCCCTTCTTTCCGTGGCGGATCTGCACCGCAGAGCCTAGGCGCTCGGCCAGGCGTTGCTCGAGACGGGCGATATCCGGGTCTGGCTTGACCGGTTCAGCAGGCTCCTGTTTTCCACTCAGCCACTGGCGAACCAGGGCTTCGGTCTGGCGTACGGTGAGGCCTCGTGCGACAACGTGTCGCGCCCCTTCAACCTGTTGATTTTCCGGCAATCCGAGCAAGGCCCGGGCATGACCCATTTCCAGGTCGCCGTGGGACAGCATGGTCTTGATCACCTCAGGCAAGGCAATCAGGCGCAGCAGGTTGGCCACGCTGACGCGGGACTTGCCCACGGCCTCGGCGACCTGCTGCTGGGTCAGTTGGAACTCCTGCTGCAGACGCTGCAGGGCCACCGCTTCCTCGATGGGATTGAGGTCTTCGCGCTGGATGTTCTCGATCAACGCCATGGCGATGGCGGTTTCATCCGGCACATCGCGAACCATCGCCGGGATGGTTTCCTGGCCAGCCTGCTGGCTGGCACGCCAGCGGCGTTCGCCGGCGATGATCTCGAAACGACCACCACCGATAGGGCGCACCACGATCGGCTGCATCACGCCCTGGGTCCTGATGGAGTTCGCCAGTTCTTCCAGCGCCTGAGGATCCATGTCCCGGCGCGGCTGGTACTTGCCGCGCTGGATCAGGTCCAGGGGCAGGTGCTGCAACTCGCGCTGGTCGGCCTGCACCGCTTGTTCTTCAAGGGCGCTGACAGTCGGACCACTCAACAGTGCATCCAGTCCACGTCCGAGACCACGTTTCTTGACGGCCATGGGGATTCCTTAAGTTGGCTGGGCGGCTGCGGCGCGGGATTGTTTACGTTGCCGGCGAACCATCTCGCCCGCCAGGGCCAGATAGGCCAGCGCGCCACGGGATTGTTTGTCGTACGCCAATGCCGGCATGCCGTAGCTCGGCGCCTCGGCCAAACGGATGTTGCGCGGAATCACGGTGTCGTACAGCTGATCACCGAAGTGTTCCTTGAGCTGTGCGGAAACATCGTTCATCAGGCTCAGCCGCGGATCGAACATGGTCCGCAGCAAGCCTTCGATCTTGAGTTGCGGATTGAGCAGTTCAGCGATGCGCTTGATGTTATCCACAAGGTCGCTCAAGCCTTCCAGCGCGTAGTACTCGCACTGCATGGGGATAATGACCCCATCGGCGGCCACCAGCGCGTTGAGGGTTAGCATCGACAGCGACGGCGGGCAGTCGATCAGAATGTAGTCGTAGTTCTCGCGGATCGGCGCCAGGGCGCTGCGCAGACGGCTTTCCTTCATCTGCATTTCCAGCAGAACCACTTCCGCCGCGGTCAGGTCGCGGTTGGCCGGCAGCAGTTGATAACCGCCGTGCTCGGAGAAGTGCATGGCCTGGGCCAGGTCGCATTCGCCGATCAGCAGGTCATAGACCGAGTTTTCCAAACCATGTTTATCCACACCGCTACCCATGGTGGCGTTGCCCTGTGGATCAAGATCGATCAACAGCACCCGGCGCTTGGTCGCTACCAGGGATGCTGCGAGGTTGATGCAGGTGGTGGTCTTGCCCACGCCACCTTTCTGGTTCGCTATCGCGAATACCTTAGCCATTCTTGCTTGTGTTCCCAATCATGCCGTGCGGCGCAGTATCAGCAGATGGCGTTGGCCTTGGCAACCGGGTACGGCCAAGGCGTGTTCGCTATCGAGGTGGAAGTCTGCCGGCAATGCTAACAGCTCATCAGAGGGATGGACGCCCTTCA
This genomic stretch from Pseudomonas sp. Os17 harbors:
- the atpA gene encoding F0F1 ATP synthase subunit alpha gives rise to the protein MQQLNPSEISEIIKGRIDKLDVTSQARNEGTVVSVSDGIVRIHGLADVMYGEMIEFPGGVYGMALNLEQDSVGAVVLGAYTTLAEGMSAKCTGRILEVPVGKELLGRVVDALGNPVDGKGPLNNTETDAVEKVAPGVIWRKSVDQPVQTGYKAVDAMIPVGRGQRELIIGDRQIGKTALAIDAIINQKDSGIFCVYVAIGQKQSTIANVVRKLEENGALANTIIVAASASESAALQFLAPYSGCTMGEYFRDRGEDALIVYDDLSKQAVAYRQISLLLRRPPGREAYPGDVFYLHSRLLERASRVSEEYVEKFTNGAVTGKTGSLTALPIIETQAGDVSAFVPTNVISITDGQIFLESAMFNSGIRPAVNAGVSVSRVGGAAQTKIIKKLSGGIRTALAQYRELAAFAQFASDLDEATRKQLEHGQRVTELMKQKQYAPMSIADMSLSLYAAERGFLTDVEIAKVGSFEQAMIAYFNRDHADLMAKINVKGDFNDEIDAGLKAGIEKFKATQTW
- a CDS encoding F0F1 ATP synthase subunit delta; protein product: MAELTTLARPYAKAAFEHAQAHQQLASWSAMLGLAAAVSQDDTMQRVLKAPRLTSAEKANTFIEVCGDKFDAQAQNFIHVAAENDRLLLLPEISALFDLYKAEQEKSVDVDVTSAFALNQEQQDKLAKVLSARLGREVRLHAAEDASLIGGVVIRAGDLVIDGSIRGKLANLAEALKS
- a CDS encoding F0F1 ATP synthase subunit B — encoded protein: MNINATLIGQSVAFLIFVLFCMKFIWPPVIAALHERQKKIADGLDAASRAARDLELAQDKAGQQLREAKAQAAEIIEQAKKRGSQIVDEAREQARVEAERVKAQAQAEIEQELNGVKDALRAQLGSLAVNGAEKILGATIDQNAHAELVNKLAAEI
- the atpE gene encoding F0F1 ATP synthase subunit C, which produces METVVGLTAIAVALLIGLGALGTAIGFGLLGGKFLEGAARQPEMVPMLQVKMFIVAGLLDAVTMIGVGIALFFTFANPFVGQLAG
- the atpB gene encoding F0F1 ATP synthase subunit A, with product MSAETTASGYIQHHLQNLTFGQLPNGSWGFAHSAAEAKQMGFWAFHVDTLGWSVALGVIFILLFRMAAKKATSGVPGALQNFVEVMVGFVDGSVKDSFHGRSPVIAPLALTIFVWVFLMNAIDLVPVDWIPQLAMLISGDPHIPFRAVSTTDPNATLGMALSVFALIIFYSIKVKGFGGFIGELTLHPFGSKNILVQALLIPVNFLLEFVTLVAKPISLALRLFGNMYAGELVFILIAVMFGSGLLWLSGMGVVLQWAWAVFHILIITLQAFIFMMLTIVYLSMAHEENH
- a CDS encoding F0F1 ATP synthase subunit I, whose amino-acid sequence is METRTPNRLPFHRLAVFPVLLAQLVILLIAALALWQWRGVVAGYSGLCGGLIALLPNVYFAHRAFRFSGARAAQAIVRSFYAGEAGKLILTAVLFALTFAGVKPLAPLAVFGVFVLTQLVSWFAPLLMRTRLSRP
- a CDS encoding ParB/RepB/Spo0J family partition protein; this translates as MAVKKRGLGRGLDALLSGPTVSALEEQAVQADQRELQHLPLDLIQRGKYQPRRDMDPQALEELANSIRTQGVMQPIVVRPIGGGRFEIIAGERRWRASQQAGQETIPAMVRDVPDETAIAMALIENIQREDLNPIEEAVALQRLQQEFQLTQQQVAEAVGKSRVSVANLLRLIALPEVIKTMLSHGDLEMGHARALLGLPENQQVEGARHVVARGLTVRQTEALVRQWLSGKQEPAEPVKPDPDIARLEQRLAERLGSAVQIRHGKKGKGQLVIGYNSLDELQGVLAHIR
- a CDS encoding ParA family protein, coding for MAKVFAIANQKGGVGKTTTCINLAASLVATKRRVLLIDLDPQGNATMGSGVDKHGLENSVYDLLIGECDLAQAMHFSEHGGYQLLPANRDLTAAEVVLLEMQMKESRLRSALAPIRENYDYILIDCPPSLSMLTLNALVAADGVIIPMQCEYYALEGLSDLVDNIKRIAELLNPQLKIEGLLRTMFDPRLSLMNDVSAQLKEHFGDQLYDTVIPRNIRLAEAPSYGMPALAYDKQSRGALAYLALAGEMVRRQRKQSRAAAAQPT